In one window of Spartinivicinus marinus DNA:
- the aroQ gene encoding type II 3-dehydroquinate dehydratase, with protein MATILVLHGPNLNLLGTREPTIYGSTTLDDINQTLTTQAVDHGHHLQTLQSNAEYELIERIHDAKREGVNFIIFNPAAFTHTSVALRDALLGVEIPFIEVHLSNVYQREPFRHHSYFSDVAVGVICGLGNQGYELALQAAIKQLEN; from the coding sequence ATGGCAACAATCTTAGTGCTGCACGGGCCTAATTTAAATTTATTAGGCACTCGGGAACCAACTATTTATGGTTCAACTACTTTAGATGATATCAACCAGACCCTGACCACTCAGGCCGTTGATCATGGTCATCACCTGCAAACACTGCAAAGTAATGCAGAGTACGAGTTAATTGAACGGATTCATGACGCAAAGCGTGAAGGGGTTAACTTTATTATTTTTAATCCTGCGGCTTTTACGCATACGAGCGTGGCACTGCGCGATGCATTATTAGGGGTAGAGATTCCTTTTATCGAGGTTCACCTTTCTAACGTCTATCAACGTGAACCTTTTCGGCATCATTCTTACTTTTCGGATGTTGCTGTTGGGGTAATTTGCGGGCTGGGTAATCAAGGCTACGAGCTAGCACTACAAGCAGCCATCAAACAGCTAGAAAACTAA
- the dsbD gene encoding protein-disulfide reductase DsbD yields MYRLSHFCLIFFCFFSVNLQAGLDDLFGSNDNPANYLGDAEFLPVEEAFQVSGQLVNQEAHITVKVTPQHYLYKDRFRFQSLSEGVSLKEPIYPKGELKFDQFAQKDLEVYPTDVVVKIPLSQTKDIVEVAVTFQGCADAGLCYPPHTINLALTPENTTSTETSATTNDPLSTNKSSRQVTAAPPSEESQLFSLLSSGSWALIVFSFIAGGIALSFTPCVLPMVPILSSLIIGQQQQSSSQSRSLWLSITYVAGMSLVYTLLGVLVGMLGISFNLPAKLQSAWVLVPFAIFFALLSLSMFGLYTLSLPQFLQAKVHAMSEQQKAGAFTGVFIMGMLSAVMVSPCVSAPLIAALTYISQTGDPLIGGVALFSLSIGMGIPLILIGAGAGSLLPKAGAWMNAVKNVFGVMLLAVAVWMLERILPGPVTLVLWAALLIGSAVYMGALQFERTKGWSALWQSLGIVMMIYGVCLIIGAAQGQQDPLRPLSFASKVSASPTNNNQGFTKIYTTQELQQALAKAKNQQKPVMVDLYADWCISCKVIEREVFPAENVKPLLSQFSLIKLDITAFNQNQQQLLKQYSIFGPPALLFFSRTGEELANLRVQGEITANSLENHLRSTLNRS; encoded by the coding sequence ATGTATCGGCTTTCCCATTTTTGTCTTATCTTTTTCTGCTTCTTTTCAGTTAATTTACAAGCCGGACTTGATGATTTATTCGGAAGTAATGATAACCCAGCCAATTATCTTGGTGACGCGGAGTTCTTACCTGTTGAAGAGGCCTTCCAGGTAAGTGGTCAACTGGTTAACCAAGAGGCCCACATTACTGTTAAAGTTACTCCCCAGCACTACCTTTACAAAGACCGTTTCCGCTTCCAGTCACTCTCTGAAGGGGTAAGCCTAAAAGAGCCGATCTACCCTAAAGGTGAGCTTAAATTCGACCAATTTGCCCAAAAAGACCTGGAAGTTTATCCAACAGATGTCGTAGTAAAAATTCCCCTCAGCCAAACCAAGGATATTGTTGAAGTCGCTGTCACTTTTCAAGGCTGTGCAGATGCTGGTTTATGCTACCCTCCACATACCATTAACTTAGCTTTAACACCAGAGAACACAACATCAACAGAAACCTCAGCGACAACCAATGACCCCCTATCGACTAATAAATCTTCCAGACAAGTTACTGCAGCGCCTCCCTCAGAAGAGTCACAACTTTTCTCTCTGCTTTCATCCGGCAGCTGGGCTCTGATTGTTTTCTCGTTTATTGCTGGAGGTATTGCCCTAAGCTTTACCCCTTGTGTACTACCCATGGTGCCTATTCTTTCCAGCTTGATTATTGGCCAGCAACAGCAGTCTAGCTCTCAAAGCCGAAGTCTGTGGCTAAGTATTACTTATGTAGCAGGAATGAGCCTAGTCTATACATTACTTGGCGTATTAGTGGGCATGTTAGGGATTAGCTTCAATCTGCCAGCCAAACTGCAATCTGCATGGGTATTGGTGCCATTTGCAATCTTTTTTGCACTGCTTTCACTTAGCATGTTTGGTCTCTACACCTTAAGCTTGCCGCAGTTTTTACAGGCAAAAGTACACGCTATGAGTGAACAGCAAAAAGCAGGGGCTTTTACTGGTGTGTTTATTATGGGGATGTTATCAGCTGTTATGGTTTCCCCTTGTGTCTCAGCCCCTTTAATAGCTGCATTAACTTATATCAGCCAAACGGGTGATCCACTGATTGGAGGTGTTGCACTGTTTAGCTTGAGTATTGGGATGGGTATCCCACTGATCTTAATTGGCGCAGGTGCAGGCAGCTTACTACCTAAAGCAGGCGCCTGGATGAACGCTGTGAAAAATGTATTTGGCGTTATGCTACTAGCAGTTGCCGTGTGGATGCTGGAAAGGATACTGCCAGGCCCTGTTACCCTAGTGCTTTGGGCTGCATTATTAATTGGCAGTGCTGTGTATATGGGGGCACTTCAGTTTGAAAGAACCAAAGGCTGGTCTGCTTTATGGCAGTCTCTGGGTATTGTCATGATGATTTATGGGGTTTGCTTAATTATTGGTGCCGCTCAAGGCCAGCAAGACCCACTTCGCCCCCTATCTTTTGCCAGCAAGGTGAGCGCAAGCCCTACCAACAACAACCAGGGCTTCACTAAAATTTACACAACCCAGGAGTTACAGCAGGCACTAGCTAAAGCTAAAAATCAGCAAAAACCTGTTATGGTTGATTTATATGCCGACTGGTGTATTTCCTGCAAAGTCATAGAGCGCGAAGTATTTCCTGCAGAAAATGTGAAACCTCTTCTTAGCCAATTTTCATTGATCAAGCTTGATATCACCGCTTTCAATCAAAACCAACAACAGCTGCTCAAACAATACTCAATTTTTGGCCCACCAGCGCTGCTATTCTTCAGCCGAACCGGTGAAGAATTAGCAAATCTTCGTGTACAGGGAGAGATAACCGCTAACTCCCTGGAAAATCACTTAAGATCGACGCTAAATCGCAGCTAA
- a CDS encoding GGDEF domain-containing response regulator yields MTELVVKPSTTSQTARLKDHFAQRVTNRARHVIECWHRLNKEHWSKQWLAEFQRANEKLLKYAERFKQQAHSDIARQISKVLQDFNEEKAPNSDVIRHLNDLIIKLSYTALRKGDTSIEIGSIPTSKPVYIGLNHFSMATKLLKQMEYFGLRAKVFHTHDEFMKGFENRYPAVIVIDVDFGGEKRAGIELINNIQAQIETPIPILFYCDEDDNILTRLEAARANGCEFYTHGLEAGHVIERIEQLTRITLNDPYRVLIVDDSKAQAYFTQSTLNKAGIITQVVTKPLEVMDVLEKFDTDLIIMDMYMPDCNGMELSKVIRQQEKYVSIPIIYLSAEGDIDKQLVAMGEGGDDFLTKPIKPRHLIMTVRNRGERARTLLSRMIRDSLTGLYNHTYTLQQLQTEVMRAEEYEHPLVFAMIDIDKFKSVNDTYGHPMGDRVIKSLALFLKQRLRKTDTIGRYGGEEFAIILPNTGQQAAVGLLDDIREHFSQMKQPAHPTDLQVTFSCGLAMFDGSNGEQLSAQADKALYAAKNGGRNCVKVYQASQS; encoded by the coding sequence ATGACTGAGCTTGTAGTAAAGCCATCAACCACTTCACAAACTGCACGTTTAAAGGATCATTTCGCCCAACGCGTTACAAATCGCGCCCGCCATGTTATTGAATGTTGGCACCGACTTAATAAAGAACACTGGTCAAAACAGTGGCTAGCTGAGTTTCAACGAGCCAACGAAAAACTGCTGAAATATGCAGAACGCTTTAAACAGCAAGCTCATTCCGATATTGCCAGGCAAATCAGTAAAGTTTTACAAGACTTCAATGAAGAAAAAGCCCCTAACAGCGACGTTATCCGCCACCTCAACGACCTAATTATCAAGCTCAGTTACACTGCCCTGCGTAAAGGTGATACGTCTATTGAAATTGGCTCAATTCCTACCAGCAAGCCGGTTTATATAGGCCTTAACCACTTCAGCATGGCCACCAAACTGCTGAAGCAAATGGAGTATTTTGGCTTAAGAGCGAAAGTATTTCACACCCATGATGAGTTTATGAAGGGGTTTGAAAACCGCTATCCCGCCGTAATCGTTATCGATGTTGACTTTGGTGGAGAAAAACGAGCAGGCATTGAGCTAATCAACAATATCCAGGCTCAAATAGAAACTCCGATCCCTATTCTGTTTTATTGTGACGAAGATGACAACATTCTTACTCGCTTAGAGGCAGCACGAGCAAATGGCTGTGAGTTTTACACCCATGGTTTAGAAGCTGGCCATGTAATCGAGCGGATTGAGCAACTGACCAGAATTACCCTTAACGACCCCTACCGTGTACTAATTGTTGATGACTCCAAAGCCCAGGCTTACTTCACCCAAAGCACCTTAAATAAGGCAGGTATTATCACCCAGGTAGTCACTAAACCCCTGGAAGTGATGGATGTTCTGGAAAAGTTTGATACTGACTTAATTATCATGGATATGTACATGCCAGACTGTAATGGCATGGAACTATCCAAGGTAATCAGACAGCAGGAAAAGTACGTCAGTATTCCTATTATTTACCTGTCGGCAGAAGGAGATATTGATAAGCAGCTCGTTGCGATGGGTGAAGGTGGTGATGATTTTTTAACCAAACCTATTAAGCCCCGTCACCTGATTATGACAGTACGAAATCGTGGTGAGCGGGCAAGAACATTACTGTCAAGAATGATCCGCGATAGCTTAACTGGCTTATATAACCACACCTATACCTTGCAGCAGCTGCAAACTGAAGTCATGCGAGCTGAAGAGTATGAACATCCACTGGTCTTCGCCATGATTGACATTGATAAATTCAAAAGCGTCAATGACACCTATGGCCACCCAATGGGTGATCGAGTGATCAAAAGTCTTGCTCTATTCCTGAAGCAACGCTTAAGAAAAACCGATACGATAGGCCGCTATGGCGGTGAAGAGTTTGCCATAATTTTACCTAATACTGGACAACAGGCTGCCGTTGGCCTACTAGATGATATTCGCGAGCACTTTTCGCAAATGAAACAGCCCGCTCATCCGACTGACTTACAAGTTACTTTTAGTTGTGGCTTAGCAATGTTTGATGGAAGTAATGGTGAACAGCTTTCAGCACAAGCAGACAAGGCGCTTTATGCAGCCAAAAATGGTGGCCGAAACTGTGTAAAAGTGTATCAGGCCAGCCAAAGCTAG